In the genome of Paramisgurnus dabryanus chromosome 16, PD_genome_1.1, whole genome shotgun sequence, the window GAGAGATCGTCTCCATTTCTTAGCCAAGCTGCATACATTGCATATCAGGCATTTATAACACATCTCATCTGTGCATTAATGTctgttatgttaaataagttttaaaataagATTAATTAAAGCAAAGTAAGTACTTATAGTCATTTTAATGAAGTCGCGTCACTCCGCCATCATAATTCGCTGTGCAAGCTGCTGTTGTTTTTAGCTCCTCTCCTCAGATGCTGTGGCGTCCAGCGCACAATTCTCAAAACAGCCACAAGATGGCGGCGTTTATCTGTCAATCCGATATTATAAAACTGATATCCAATAATGGGAAACCGCTTAAATATTGGGAAACAGATATTTCGGTCATTCTCTacaaaaaatcttattttgtgttcatcagaaaaaagaaatttatacaagtCTACAACAAcaggaggatgagaaaatgatgacaacattttatttttgggtgaactatccctttaagaagtaATGACAAGTGTTTTGGTAAATCGCACAAACAAAATGTCCATGTCATTTTTAaacttaatataaaaaatatatatatatatattatatatatatatatatttgcacAAGGAAACAATGTTTTCCATCCAAACTGTCATTGCCATGTGTTTAAGttgaaataaaaaatgacaaagGGGAGAAGAGGTGATTTATTGACAAGACAATAATGCCActcacacccaaaaatgaaaattctgtcatcatttactcatcctcatgttgttacaaacctgtatgagtttctttgttctgctgaacacaaaagaagatatgtgtaatcaagcaggagcaccattgacttccatagtaggaaaaaatactatggaagtgaatggtgcccctgatCTGTCAtagctcaaaatattttactttgtgttcatcagaacaaagaagtTTTTACAGGTTTATAAAAACATgaagatgagtaaataatgacaggaattttcatttttgtgtgaactatcccttttatggttttaaaacttGCCTTAGTTTTATTAAGCAAAATAttattccaggaaatgttttattaagatTCACTCTTTGTCCTTTGATTGTAGATCACAAAATCATTTTTGATTTCAGACTGTTGCTGAAATACATTATGTGATGCTGTAGACTGTCTGACCATGACGACTGCACGCCAAGCTTACGCAATATCGCGGCATACTCCAACTCATTAAATATGTTATTGTCCTCTCCCGGGTCTTCGGCTACCATGTACAGTTCACCCGCGTGAAGGTCTGTCATGTTTGGTTGACACTGGGCCGGGTCAAAGCCCACCCATAAAGTGTACCGATAATCCAGGGAGCGAATCGAGTAACCCATGATGCGGATGTCAGCCAGGTCGGGCAAGTCTGAGTTCTCCTGGATGGAGTCTGAGGGCCGGGGATACTGGCTGAACGAGTAACTTTCTCTGTTGAGGTCTTTCTCTGGGTTGCGGATGTAAGAGGCCAGGTTAGAGCCGTCGGTGCATAGCTCTATCTCAAAAGATCGAGGAGGGCAGCGGCGTACGGGTCGTAAGCCGGCCAGGTTAGACAGAGTGGGGAAAATATCCAGCAGCTCCACTGTGCTCTTAACCCGTTGACCTGAGTAAACACAAAGGAGAAAAGCACTGATTGAAAGCATCCTTCTGAAGTGAGATAAAGATGTAAGGCATTTCCTACAAGATGATAAGCATTGAGAAGAAATTTTCCTGGAAGCcatttttgtgaaacttttgttaaaaaaaactttttaaaaagtgtctGGCGGCAAATGAGTTAACTGATGAAATAattcgtcaatggtggggaaacaGTAAATGTTCTTTGTAAATGCATTTTCATGTTACCACCGAAACACTACCTGTCACTACAACGCTACATATCACTACCACCATTTTGAGGCTAATGTGttcaaaattataaaaatctgtATGTAACTTTAAGGAAAATCATTACCTTTTTTTCTGCAATTAAGCAAACGTTTTTGGGTGTAATTccataaagtttagttttttatGGATGTACCACTTGtgtgtgcactgtaaaaatgcagcattgATGTTAAATCTCATATttgtatgttactttaacttaacagattaagttaaacaatttcaacttgtcaTCTTATCATTTAAGTCAAAggttcatgctgcatttttacagtgtgttgaTTAGCACTGTATCCAAAATTGTTACTACCAAACAGTCACGGGCGAAAAATGCAGTAAAGCTTTGGCAGTGACAGTTTTAGTGGGACAGCAGTTTGCACCTATTCTGCAGAATGGCCCATTTACACGCTTCAGTGTAAAATCCTTACAATAGACTTAGCAACTATTCTGTTATGCAAATGAGCCCACTTAGGAACTTTCCATGAAATTTACTGATATGCTTACAAAATATAGTGCAGTTTATTACAGCAACAATACAGATCCCACTGCGCGAGCAATAACTCGAAGGACTTATTAGCTTCTCTATGCTGTGACATTATCATTACACTCATTACTCCAGCTAGCAGCTTGTGCCCGGTGCTTTCTAAAGATCACCACAAACGCACACTTGAGAGCTGAAAGCCAGAGCCGTGACCAAACTTTTGCTTTGCACGAAATACGTCAAACAGAAATCCAGGCTCCAAATGGGCCCATACTTTAGCCATAACATTCCCAGAAAGCTGATACGAAACGCTTGAGTGATTTCAGTCGGAGTCTCGGGTTGTCGTGAAGGATCCCGCAGTCTTCACGCGTTGACAGCTGCTCTGAGTAACATTACCTTTGCCAAACCGCTCCCGCGTGCTCTGAAACACGTCGATGAAGGGGAACGTCTTCTCTCCAGGCGAGGGTAAAGGTGAGGTCACACCTGGCTTAAACACGATCAATGGCACCCGGGTGGCCACATCAAAGTTGCTGTATTTGGCCCATTCGCCATGTTCTCCTAATGACCAacctgagagagagagttaaCCGTGAGAAGCTATTCAAACTCACGCAGAATGACCGTTTCAAACTGTATTTGCTGACAGAGGGTTTCTCTGCGTCTATATAGCATGAGGCCAGAGTTGGAGAGCAGGGCAGCAATGCAGAACTGAAAAGTCTGATTCAACAGATGACTTTGAATAGAAGTAGTAAAGAAGATAGGGCATTGTCATTtgactttaaaggggacattttacaagacttttttaagatgtcaaataaacgttggtgtccccagagtacatatgtgaacttttagctcaaaataccataaggggcgatattatccccttctgacatcacaagaggagccaaatttcaataacctattttttcacacagataataataataataataataataataataataataataataataataatatgctgTTAGGCATGCGTTTTCTTTTTCAActatttactttctcttaaaAGCTAATACAGTTAGCGTTTAAATCTGGTCGTGATGCGTCAACGTGACCCCACACAATACGTCATGaggtcaagaggtcacagaggaagaacgcgaaactccgccccagtgtttacaagtgttgaaagaggaccgttccgacgttgttgtatgtcaactgatactaattaacgtctttgtgtcagtttattgtttacaatggtccgcaaatgtgcgttttatatttgtaacacgtgacctACCTACGTTACTACGCATTTAcattaggtcgcgctggaccggatttagacgagaagttgtgctttacaagtgtatatttgttatttttcttgtcaaaaatgacaatcgtttcgctagataagacccttatgcctcgtttgggatcgtttttagtcctttgaaactccgttgaaaaaaactgttaagtgttgagtttagtattaaatgttgggctctattaaagtccattaaaatgagaaaaatcctgcaatgttttcctcaaaaaacataatctcttctggactgaacaaagaaagacatcaacattttggatgacatggtggtgagtaaattatctgtatttttcttttaagaaaatggaatattcctttaactctagggaagctagaaaatgagcatttttcaaaaaaaaaggagtgttcctttaaaatataaatctttATATGCAGTAGACGTTATCGGTTGTGCTTATGGTAGCTCCTTTGAATGCATCTTGAGTAAAACatctttatatttaataaaaaacaagcaaaagaaCTGAATAGGAAGTGATGTAACATTTTTTCCAATATGGAAGTTTATTGCGCAAAACCGCCATGGTGCCAAACAACAGGGAGCAGCTTGTGCGATGATAAAATCCCGAATATTTAAGAAATTAACTTTTTGGAACATAAAAGAGTtgagtttttgttttaaattttgaCTAATGAAGATCAATTTAAATTGTGTTGAATTGTGTTGAAATCTAATTCACTACTGTGGGATATTTAATTCAAAAGGAGACACTACTGATTTCCCAGAACCCTTTAAAAACCTTATACTACAGTATAAACGAAACAAAGTGGCAaacttaacaaacaaaaaatcggAATACAAGATATGATGAACTAAACTGAACATATAAGAATAAATAGGTGCCTTAATCTCAATTTTGCAAGGCACATTAAAGAACCTCAACTGAGACTAAACAATCTGAGCTGTAATATAAATCAAATACTTCAATACTGCCACCTAGTGaacataacaaaaacaacagGCTAAATTGAACTAACCATGATCTGAGCTGAACACCACTATGGTGTTTTTGGTGAGGCCGAGATCATCCAAAGTGTGCAGAATTTTCCCCACTTGAGCATCCACATATGACACAGAAGCAAAGTAATGCTGTCGTATCTGCAACTGAAATACGAGAGGTAAAAACAACATCATTTATTCTGAATGAGACGGGGTTTGAACCTACAGCTATTTGGGTTACGCCCAGACAAATTACTAAACTATCATGTAACCCAGCAACTGAAAATTCAACTAGTCACAAAGAAATTACAGTTGTAATTTCTACTCTGGtgaaacataataaaataatttcaacatgtattttaaaatgcataaaaaaataacGTAATGTTATGCTAGTCAAGTGCATACTGATTATTTAACAATTCTTAAAATGTTTCATTGGTTACAAAAATTGCTTGTAAGTGTGACAAAGATCCTCATAATTTCTATTAATATGTAAAAATCCATGCAGTTAACGCTTAAGCAGTTTTGAGATACCAACTACATGTTTATAAGCTGTTTATAACCAAATGATGTATTTCCACAGCTGGACCGGCCTAAAAAACAATGAAGTGTGAAACCAGTTTGTTATGTGGTGTACCTGAAAGTCTTTTGGAATGGGGCCATACGGAAAGCTAACATTTAACGCCTGAATGTCTTCTCGTTTGCGTATATCGGTCCAGGGGTTGTAAGCCACATCTGGAAGTTTCTTGGGAACATCTGGGTCCGGAGGCATACTTATATTTTCAACAGGATAGAGCTTTAGGTACTCCTATAACAGAGCGATATGTCTTAGATCGACAGTATGCCAGTTTTTATTGCAAATCCAGTACGTGCTGTTCAGTACATACCTTTGGGATTCTGAAGGGAATGTGTGGTTTATAGAAGCCCACTGCCAGGAAGAACGGAGTGCGAGAGTCTGCCATA includes:
- the ids gene encoding iduronate 2-sulfatase isoform X1; translation: MFVNTQMRMFVLILYILWRSVFVIGNKKINILYLIADDLRPTLGCYSDPVVKSPNIDQLASMSKVFNNAYAQQAVCAPSRVSFLTSRRPDITKLYDFNSYWRGHAGNYTTLPQYFKSNGYTTLSVGKVFHPGIASNHTDDYPYSWSVPPYHPPSFKYEKRKVCKDKDGTLHSNLLCAVDVSEMPLGTLPDMENTAEAVRLLKSMADSRTPFFLAVGFYKPHIPFRIPKEYLKLYPVENISMPPDPDVPKKLPDVAYNPWTDIRKREDIQALNVSFPYGPIPKDFQLQIRQHYFASVSYVDAQVGKILHTLDDLGLTKNTIVVFSSDHGWSLGEHGEWAKYSNFDVATRVPLIVFKPGVTSPLPSPGEKTFPFIDVFQSTRERFGKGQRVKSTVELLDIFPTLSNLAGLRPVRRCPPRSFEIELCTDGSNLASYIRNPEKDLNRESYSFSQYPRPSDSIQENSDLPDLADIRIMGYSIRSLDYRYTLWVGFDPAQCQPNMTDLHAGELYMVAEDPGEDNNIFNELEYAAILRKLGVQSSWSDSLQHHIMYFSNSLKSKMIL
- the ids gene encoding iduronate 2-sulfatase isoform X2, with the protein product MHNRVSFLTSRRPDITKLYDFNSYWRGHAGNYTTLPQYFKSNGYTTLSVGKVFHPGIASNHTDDYPYSWSVPPYHPPSFKYEKRKVCKDKDGTLHSNLLCAVDVSEMPLGTLPDMENTAEAVRLLKSMADSRTPFFLAVGFYKPHIPFRIPKEYLKLYPVENISMPPDPDVPKKLPDVAYNPWTDIRKREDIQALNVSFPYGPIPKDFQLQIRQHYFASVSYVDAQVGKILHTLDDLGLTKNTIVVFSSDHGWSLGEHGEWAKYSNFDVATRVPLIVFKPGVTSPLPSPGEKTFPFIDVFQSTRERFGKGQRVKSTVELLDIFPTLSNLAGLRPVRRCPPRSFEIELCTDGSNLASYIRNPEKDLNRESYSFSQYPRPSDSIQENSDLPDLADIRIMGYSIRSLDYRYTLWVGFDPAQCQPNMTDLHAGELYMVAEDPGEDNNIFNELEYAAILRKLGVQSSWSDSLQHHIMYFSNSLKSKMIL